Proteins from a single region of Runella sp. SP2:
- a CDS encoding carboxymuconolactone decarboxylase family protein, translating into MSLVEDFNSYRTKMNDRIMSSDNLIIKRLFNLDTNCYSEGHLDEATKEMLGLACSMVLRCDDCVKYHLGKCKELGVTEPQIQEVFSIATLIGGSIVIPHLRRAVEYWDELSK; encoded by the coding sequence ATGTCACTTGTAGAAGATTTCAATAGCTATCGGACTAAAATGAACGACCGCATTATGTCGTCCGATAATCTTATTATTAAGCGCCTTTTCAATTTAGATACAAATTGTTATTCAGAAGGGCATCTTGATGAAGCAACCAAAGAAATGTTGGGGCTTGCGTGTTCGATGGTTCTTCGGTGTGACGATTGTGTAAAATACCATTTAGGGAAATGCAAAGAATTGGGCGTAACCGAACCACAAATTCAAGAAGTGTTTTCAATCGCCACACTCATCGGCGGTTCAATCGTGATTCCACACCTACGTCGTGCCGTTGAGTATTGGGACGAACTTTCTAAATAG
- a CDS encoding MGH1-like glycoside hydrolase domain-containing protein yields the protein MKDTAERKRIHARADNKGWKKWGPYLAERQWGTVREDYSYWGDSWGFISHELSRSYAYRWGEDGIGGISDNKGHICLAFAFWNHQDPIIKERLFGLTGPEGNHGEDVKELYYYLDSTPTHSYMKLLYKYPQQAFPYAKLSEENRKRNRLQPEYEILDTGVFNDNRYFDIYIEYAKADENDLLVKITAHNRYTKEAPLTILPTLWFRNTWSWGYEQFNYKPILNGIANRQIDVNHRLLGRYKFYLDGADELIFCENETNTEKIFGKPNAIPYTKDGINNYIVTGKKQFINRNQIGSKAAGHYKKIVPAGGSVEIRLRFSNQTHLMNAFEDFDEIFEQRKAEADEFYDDLQKNVTDPELRTVQRQAFAGMLWNKQFFYYNVNEWLKGDPKMPFEFKGRAYPRNLTWKHMYTANILSMPDKWEYPWFAAWDLAFHTVTLARLDPYFAKRQLAVVLREYYMHPNGQLPAYEWNFSDVNPPVHAWATWKVYEIDREMNGQGDVAFLERVFHKLLLNFTWWVNRKDAEGNNVFSGGFLGLDNIGVFDRSAELPTGGYLEQADGTGWMAMYTLNMLRIACEISLVRPAYQDMASKFFEHFLHIAAAMKSLGGDKISLWDEEDQFYYDVLHTPDNRSMLLKVRSMVGLIPLFAVEILDDDLLEKLPDFKRRVEWVLTNRPDLASLVSRWHEPGKGESHLLALLRGHRMKMLLKRMFDETEFLSDYGIRALSKFHEKHPYEFYVNGEVLRVKYTPAESESSIFGGNSNWRGPIWFPLNFLIVDSLLKFYNYYGDDYEIEYPTNSGNVMTVREAAMCVAERLINIFRRDANGNIPVYTSSKLFQEDEHFKDLYLFYEYFNGDNGDGLGASHQMGWTGLVADLIEITSVHKQKMSELSAH from the coding sequence ATGAAAGATACTGCTGAAAGAAAGCGTATTCATGCGCGTGCCGACAACAAAGGCTGGAAAAAATGGGGGCCTTACTTAGCTGAACGCCAATGGGGGACTGTTCGCGAAGATTATAGTTACTGGGGCGATTCGTGGGGGTTCATCTCACACGAACTTTCTCGTTCGTATGCGTATCGTTGGGGTGAAGATGGCATCGGTGGTATTTCGGATAATAAAGGGCACATCTGCCTAGCTTTTGCGTTTTGGAATCACCAAGACCCCATCATCAAAGAACGTTTGTTTGGCCTAACAGGACCCGAAGGAAATCACGGGGAAGATGTGAAGGAATTGTACTATTATCTCGACAGTACACCGACTCACTCTTACATGAAATTGCTGTACAAATACCCGCAGCAAGCATTTCCCTATGCCAAACTATCGGAGGAAAACCGCAAACGAAACCGCCTTCAACCCGAGTATGAAATCTTGGATACGGGCGTTTTTAATGATAATCGCTACTTTGATATATATATAGAGTATGCCAAAGCGGATGAAAACGACTTGTTGGTAAAAATTACGGCACATAACCGCTATACCAAAGAAGCGCCATTGACCATTTTGCCCACACTCTGGTTTCGCAACACGTGGTCGTGGGGATACGAGCAGTTCAATTACAAACCCATTCTGAATGGTATTGCCAATCGTCAAATTGACGTAAACCACCGCTTGCTGGGACGGTATAAGTTTTATTTGGATGGAGCCGATGAGCTAATTTTCTGTGAAAACGAAACCAATACAGAAAAGATATTTGGAAAACCGAATGCCATCCCTTATACCAAAGATGGTATCAATAATTACATTGTTACGGGGAAAAAGCAATTTATCAATCGAAATCAAATTGGTTCGAAAGCGGCGGGGCATTATAAAAAAATAGTACCTGCTGGTGGAAGCGTAGAAATTCGCCTTCGTTTTTCAAATCAAACCCACTTGATGAACGCGTTTGAGGATTTCGACGAAATTTTTGAACAACGCAAAGCCGAAGCCGACGAGTTTTACGATGACTTGCAAAAAAATGTTACTGACCCTGAGCTTCGTACCGTGCAGCGTCAAGCCTTTGCGGGAATGTTGTGGAATAAACAGTTCTTTTATTATAATGTAAACGAATGGCTCAAAGGTGATCCTAAGATGCCGTTCGAGTTCAAAGGAAGAGCCTATCCGCGTAACCTTACGTGGAAGCACATGTACACGGCCAATATTTTGTCGATGCCCGATAAATGGGAGTATCCTTGGTTTGCAGCTTGGGACTTGGCATTTCATACCGTTACTTTGGCTCGACTTGATCCTTATTTTGCCAAACGACAACTGGCAGTAGTGCTTCGGGAGTATTACATGCACCCCAATGGTCAGTTGCCTGCTTACGAATGGAACTTCTCGGACGTAAACCCGCCTGTACACGCGTGGGCAACTTGGAAAGTCTATGAAATTGACCGTGAAATGAACGGACAGGGAGATGTGGCCTTCCTTGAACGTGTTTTCCATAAATTGCTGCTCAACTTTACATGGTGGGTCAACCGTAAAGATGCCGAAGGAAACAACGTTTTCTCAGGTGGTTTCTTAGGGCTTGATAATATTGGGGTATTTGATAGAAGTGCAGAATTACCAACAGGTGGGTATTTGGAACAAGCCGATGGAACGGGTTGGATGGCCATGTACACATTGAACATGCTTCGCATTGCCTGTGAAATTTCGTTGGTACGACCTGCGTACCAAGACATGGCATCGAAATTTTTTGAGCACTTCTTGCACATTGCTGCTGCCATGAAGTCATTGGGGGGAGATAAAATTAGCCTTTGGGACGAAGAAGACCAATTTTACTATGATGTACTCCATACCCCTGACAATAGAAGTATGTTGTTGAAAGTGCGGTCTATGGTCGGTCTGATTCCGCTATTTGCCGTCGAGATTTTGGACGACGATTTGCTCGAAAAGCTCCCTGACTTTAAAAGAAGGGTAGAATGGGTACTCACCAATCGACCCGATTTGGCGTCGTTGGTGTCTCGTTGGCACGAACCAGGCAAAGGAGAATCACACTTATTAGCTTTGCTTCGCGGTCACCGAATGAAGATGTTGCTCAAACGAATGTTTGACGAAACCGAATTTTTGTCGGACTATGGTATCCGTGCTTTGTCAAAATTCCACGAAAAACATCCGTACGAGTTTTACGTAAATGGGGAAGTGCTTCGAGTGAAATATACGCCTGCCGAATCCGAAAGCAGTATCTTCGGTGGAAACTCTAACTGGCGTGGCCCCATTTGGTTCCCGCTTAACTTCCTAATCGTCGATTCACTGTTGAAGTTCTATAACTACTACGGCGACGACTACGAGATTGAATATCCTACCAATTCAGGCAACGTTATGACTGTTCGGGAAGCTGCTATGTGCGTAGCGGAGCGACTGATTAATATTTTCCGTAGAGACGCAAACGGCAATATCCCAGTCTATACTTCATCGAAGTTGTTCCAAGAAGACGAACACTTCAAAGATTTGTACTTATTCTATGAATACTTTAATGGAGATAACGGAGATGGGCTAGGAGCATCCCACCAGATGGGCTGGACGGGGTTAGTCGCTGATTTGATAGAAATTACTTCGGTTCATAAACAGAAAATGAGCGAACTATCAGCTCATTAA
- a CDS encoding 5'-methylthioadenosine/adenosylhomocysteine nucleosidase produces the protein MYFLRWKLLFIFLWGNIPLLFSQVYSPTSTIALVGAMDEEIELLQRSLQHSKTKIIHGIPFYTGKIGKQKVVILKTGIGKVNASMAVAFLLNEFRPKQLIFTGIAGGLHPDLEAGDIVIGKQTLQYDYGQATNDSTFTRSTRNPMTKQLNPLYFLADSMLLTTAQEVAKHTNFQPLGTTHRSPKILTGTIVTGDLLVTSENKANELRRKFGADATEMEGAAVAQICWQQKVPCLVIRSMSDKADSKARDSIENFKQVASYNSAHLLLNLLGKLP, from the coding sequence ATGTATTTTTTGCGCTGGAAACTACTATTTATCTTTCTATGGGGCAATATTCCCTTGCTTTTTTCTCAAGTTTATTCTCCTACCTCTACCATCGCGCTGGTAGGAGCAATGGACGAAGAAATTGAATTACTTCAACGTTCATTGCAACATTCCAAGACAAAAATCATACACGGAATTCCGTTTTATACGGGGAAAATTGGAAAACAAAAGGTCGTTATTCTCAAAACAGGAATTGGAAAAGTAAATGCCTCGATGGCAGTGGCTTTTCTCCTTAATGAATTTCGTCCTAAACAGCTGATTTTTACGGGAATTGCGGGTGGTTTACATCCCGATTTGGAGGCAGGCGATATTGTCATTGGTAAACAAACCCTCCAATACGATTATGGCCAAGCGACCAACGACAGTACATTTACCCGAAGTACTCGCAACCCGATGACGAAACAACTCAATCCTTTGTATTTTTTGGCTGACTCTATGTTATTAACAACAGCTCAAGAAGTAGCCAAGCATACCAATTTTCAGCCATTGGGTACGACTCATCGTTCACCAAAAATTTTGACAGGAACGATTGTCACGGGCGATTTGCTCGTTACTTCTGAAAACAAAGCCAACGAACTGCGTCGAAAATTTGGGGCGGACGCCACCGAAATGGAAGGAGCAGCCGTGGCGCAAATTTGCTGGCAACAAAAAGTACCTTGTTTGGTTATCAGAAGCATGAGCGATAAAGCCGACAGCAAAGCGCGCGATAGCATCGAAAATTTTAAACAGGTGGCATCTTACAATTCAGCGCACCTTTTACTAAATTTATTGGGGAAACTTCCCTAA
- a CDS encoding acyl-CoA carboxylase subunit beta, translating to MTNREFHQQLLDELNRRYEKVKLGGGLKNIEKHKAKGKLTARERIDYMVDDANDFVEVGAFVGEGMYPEEGGCPSGGVVIGIGKVSGRQCVIVANDATVKAGAWFPITAKKNLRAQEIAIENQLPIIYLVDSAGIYLPLQADVFADKEHFGRIFRNNAVMSSMGLLQVAAIMGSCVAGGAYLPIMSDEALIVEGTGSIFLAGPYLVKASIGEDVDAETLGGASTHCEISGVTDNKYPDDPSCLDAIKRIFDRIGHSPKAGFDRIVPAPPKKNPDEIFDLLPADRNKPYDMREIIERIVDNSEFEEYKQLYGQTLLCGYARIDGWSVGIVANQRKMVKAKKGSGSGNEMQMGGVIYSDSADKAARFIMNCNQKKIPLVFLHDVTGFMVGSRSEQGGIIKDGAKMVNAVANSVVPKFTFIIGNSYGAGNYAMCGKAYDPRLIYAWPTAQLAVMSGASAAKTLLQIQVATLKAKGQTIDPEVEKELLSDITNRYNEQLSPYYAAAHLWTDGIIHPLDTRRTISAGIEAANHAPIQKPFNVGVIQT from the coding sequence ATGACGAATCGTGAATTTCATCAACAGCTTTTAGACGAATTGAACCGTCGTTACGAAAAAGTAAAATTAGGCGGTGGACTTAAAAACATCGAAAAACACAAAGCAAAGGGAAAACTAACCGCCCGCGAGCGCATCGACTATATGGTGGACGACGCTAACGATTTTGTGGAAGTAGGCGCATTTGTAGGCGAAGGTATGTATCCCGAAGAAGGCGGCTGCCCATCGGGCGGTGTGGTGATTGGGATCGGGAAAGTATCGGGGCGGCAGTGCGTGATTGTGGCCAATGATGCGACGGTGAAGGCAGGCGCTTGGTTTCCGATTACAGCCAAAAAGAACTTACGGGCCCAAGAAATTGCCATTGAGAACCAACTTCCCATTATTTACCTCGTCGATAGTGCGGGGATTTACCTACCCCTTCAAGCCGATGTATTTGCTGATAAAGAGCACTTTGGAAGAATTTTCCGTAACAATGCCGTGATGTCGTCCATGGGCTTACTGCAAGTAGCGGCCATTATGGGAAGCTGCGTTGCAGGCGGGGCTTACTTGCCTATCATGTCGGACGAAGCGCTGATTGTGGAAGGGACGGGTTCGATATTTTTGGCAGGTCCTTACTTAGTCAAAGCGTCCATTGGTGAAGACGTAGATGCCGAAACCTTGGGTGGTGCCTCCACCCACTGTGAAATTTCGGGTGTTACCGACAATAAATACCCCGACGACCCTTCCTGTTTGGACGCTATCAAACGCATTTTTGACCGAATTGGCCATTCGCCTAAAGCTGGGTTTGACCGCATTGTACCCGCTCCACCCAAAAAAAATCCCGACGAAATTTTTGATTTGCTCCCCGCCGACCGCAACAAGCCCTACGATATGCGGGAAATCATTGAGCGAATTGTAGATAACTCCGAGTTTGAAGAATATAAACAATTGTACGGTCAGACTTTGCTCTGCGGTTATGCTCGAATTGACGGTTGGTCGGTAGGAATTGTGGCCAATCAGCGAAAAATGGTCAAAGCTAAAAAAGGAAGTGGAAGCGGTAACGAAATGCAAATGGGCGGCGTGATTTACTCCGACTCCGCCGACAAAGCTGCCCGTTTTATCATGAACTGTAACCAAAAGAAAATTCCGCTGGTGTTTCTGCACGATGTGACAGGTTTCATGGTAGGCAGTCGTTCGGAACAAGGCGGGATTATTAAAGACGGCGCTAAGATGGTCAATGCCGTAGCCAACTCGGTGGTGCCCAAGTTCACGTTTATCATCGGAAACTCTTACGGCGCGGGTAACTATGCCATGTGCGGCAAAGCCTACGACCCGCGTTTGATTTATGCGTGGCCAACGGCTCAATTGGCCGTTATGAGTGGGGCTTCGGCGGCCAAAACGCTGCTTCAAATTCAGGTGGCTACGCTTAAAGCCAAAGGTCAAACGATTGACCCCGAAGTTGAAAAAGAGCTTTTATCCGACATCACCAACCGTTACAACGAACAGCTTTCACCGTATTATGCGGCTGCACACTTGTGGACCGACGGTATCATTCATCCCTTAGACACGCGCCGCACCATTTCGGCAGGTATCGAAGCGGCCAACCATGCGCCTATTCAAAAGCCATTCAATGTAGGAGTGATTCAGACGTAA